A stretch of Labilibaculum sp. DW002 DNA encodes these proteins:
- a CDS encoding TonB-dependent receptor plug domain-containing protein, with product MEQLRIESERCSQVSRFKRWGHKGYSVFQSLKLKITIGCLVVTYLSIATFKNASAQTEIIYVNQDQKLDEVVVSALRTPVTYSQVARVVTVMERDEINAAPVQSVQDLLEHLLNVDVRQRGNHGVQADVSIRGGSFDQTMILLNGVNITDPQTGHLSMNLPVDLESIERVEILQGPGARVFGPNAFSGAINFITGTKNKNNLKLAASVGEDGFYSLSAGTTYLTGPLKSYLALSRKASDGYIENTDFTSTNLFYQGQLTTSEGDLDLQLGYNTKGFGANSFYTPAYPNQYEENKTTFASLRFSTKGKVKFTPVVYWRRHQDRFELFRSNPASWYSSHNYHLTDVYGTNLNTSFNWALGKSATGVEFRSENIWSNVLGEEMDEPMKVPGETGAFFTKQHTRTNLSYFLEHNIYFDRLTISAGIMANWNSDLGRSFNFYPGVDLSYQLKGNLKWYASLNHSLRMPTFTDLYYAGPTNIGNADLEPEEATTWESGFKFNNHLFRAHASIFYRKGTNMIDWVKQNAEDKWQSQNLTEINTLGLEFSTQLYPRVIWSEDFPLKSLKMTYGYLNMDKSSDEFISQYVLDNLKHKLSLTADHVIWGDLGASWSVSYQDREGGYLYYDKANSTYGEERSYSPFWLMDGRIYYQRPVYTLYAEASNLLDKDYYDRGNITQPGRWLRVGVKVNLDL from the coding sequence ATGGAACAATTGAGAATCGAATCAGAGAGATGTTCTCAGGTGTCTCGTTTTAAAAGGTGGGGTCATAAGGGCTATAGTGTGTTTCAAAGTCTGAAACTAAAAATCACAATAGGTTGTCTTGTAGTGACATATCTTAGTATCGCCACTTTTAAAAATGCTAGTGCTCAAACAGAAATCATCTATGTAAACCAGGATCAGAAACTGGATGAGGTGGTTGTGAGTGCATTGAGAACACCCGTAACATACTCTCAGGTTGCCAGAGTGGTAACCGTAATGGAGAGAGATGAAATTAATGCCGCACCGGTACAGAGTGTGCAGGATCTTTTGGAGCATCTGCTGAATGTGGATGTACGACAGAGAGGAAATCATGGAGTGCAGGCCGACGTGAGTATTCGCGGAGGCAGTTTCGATCAAACAATGATTCTGTTAAATGGAGTGAATATCACCGATCCCCAGACAGGTCACCTAAGCATGAATCTTCCGGTAGATCTGGAAAGTATTGAGCGTGTTGAAATTCTTCAAGGACCTGGCGCTAGAGTCTTCGGTCCCAATGCGTTTAGCGGAGCGATCAATTTTATTACCGGCACCAAAAATAAAAATAATTTAAAGCTTGCTGCAAGTGTTGGAGAAGATGGATTTTATTCCCTATCAGCAGGAACAACATATCTTACAGGGCCTCTTAAATCCTACCTTGCTCTGAGTCGTAAAGCCAGTGATGGGTACATTGAGAATACTGACTTTACATCTACAAATCTTTTTTATCAGGGACAATTAACGACTTCCGAAGGAGATCTGGATCTTCAGTTGGGATACAATACCAAGGGATTTGGAGCCAATAGTTTTTATACACCTGCGTACCCAAATCAGTACGAGGAGAATAAAACCACATTCGCTAGTTTGCGCTTTTCCACAAAAGGCAAGGTGAAATTTACCCCCGTTGTTTATTGGCGCCGCCATCAGGACCGGTTTGAACTATTCCGAAGCAATCCTGCTTCGTGGTATTCGTCTCACAACTACCATTTAACGGATGTCTATGGCACAAATTTGAACACCAGCTTTAACTGGGCTTTGGGAAAGAGTGCGACTGGTGTGGAATTCAGATCAGAGAACATTTGGAGTAATGTATTAGGCGAGGAGATGGATGAACCAATGAAGGTGCCCGGAGAGACCGGAGCTTTCTTTACAAAACAGCACACTCGTACAAATTTGAGTTATTTTTTGGAGCACAACATTTATTTTGATCGATTAACCATTTCTGCAGGAATCATGGCAAATTGGAATTCTGATTTGGGGCGGAGCTTTAACTTTTATCCAGGTGTGGATCTGAGTTATCAGCTAAAAGGAAATTTGAAATGGTATGCTTCATTGAATCACTCTTTGCGTATGCCTACCTTTACAGATCTTTACTATGCAGGTCCCACAAACATTGGAAATGCAGACCTTGAACCGGAGGAGGCAACCACATGGGAAAGTGGATTCAAATTTAACAATCACTTATTTAGGGCACATGCTTCCATCTTCTATCGCAAGGGGACTAATATGATTGATTGGGTGAAGCAGAATGCAGAAGATAAATGGCAAAGTCAGAATCTAACGGAAATAAATACGCTGGGACTGGAATTTTCGACACAACTGTATCCAAGAGTAATTTGGAGTGAGGACTTTCCTTTGAAGAGTCTGAAAATGACTTATGGTTATCTGAATATGGATAAATCTTCCGATGAGTTTATATCTCAGTATGTGTTGGATAATCTTAAACACAAGTTGAGTCTTACTGCCGACCATGTGATTTGGGGTGATTTGGGAGCTTCATGGAGTGTCTCGTATCAAGATCGCGAAGGTGGATACCTTTATTACGATAAAGCCAATAGCACTTACGGAGAGGAGCGTAGCTATTCTCCTTTTTGGTTGATGGATGGTCGTATTTATTATCAACGACCTGTCTATACGCTATATGCTGAGGCTTCTAATTTATTGGATAAAGATTATTACGATAGAGGCAACATCACGCAACCGGGCAGATGGTTACGAGTAGGAGTGAAGGTGAATCTTGATTTGTAG
- the katG gene encoding catalase/peroxidase HPI gives MENQSDNRGKCPVTGATGKHKIGGGGTKNHDWWPKQLKLNILRQHSSLSNPMGDNFDYSEEFKSLDYKALKKDLHELMTDSQEWWPADFGHYGPFFIRMAWHSAGTYRTGDGRGGAGTGQQRFAPLNSWPDNVNLDKARRLLWPIKQKYGKKISWADLMILTGNVALESMGFKTFGFAGGREDVWEPEEDAYWGSETEWLEDDKRYDDEKKDLDNPLAAVQMGLIYVNPEGPGGNPDPIAAAKDIRETFARMAMDDEETVALIAGGHTFGKCHGADDASHVGPEPEAADIEEQGLGWKSSFGSGKGKDTISSGIEVIWTQTPAKWSYYFFNNLFKYDWELTKSPAGANMWVAKNADEEMPDAHDSSKKHRPTMLTTDLSLRFDPKYEKISRRFYEHPLEFADAFARAWFKLTHRDMGPKTRYLGSEIPTEELIWQDPIPPVDHKLIDNDDIANLKTKVLKSGLTVSQLVSTAWASASTFRGSDKRGGANGARIRLAPQKDWKVNSPTQLKKVLKTLEAIQDEFNTSQSGNKKVSLADLIVLGGCAGVEKAAKNAGFSLSVPFTPGRMDSTQEQTDVESISFLEPVADGFRNYLQKKFAMPTEDLLVDKSQLLNLTAPEMTVLIGGMRVLNTNFDGSKHGVFTDRPEILTNDFFVNLLDMSVAWMPNSETKEYFDGRDRKTGKIKWTGTRVDLIFGSNSELRALAEVYASFDANEKFIKDFITAWNKVMNLDRFDLKI, from the coding sequence ATGGAAAATCAGTCAGACAACAGAGGTAAATGTCCAGTTACTGGAGCAACCGGAAAACATAAAATTGGTGGTGGCGGAACAAAAAATCATGATTGGTGGCCAAAACAGTTAAAACTAAACATTCTTAGACAGCACTCCTCCCTATCAAATCCAATGGGGGATAATTTTGACTATTCCGAAGAATTTAAGAGCCTTGATTATAAAGCGCTAAAAAAAGATCTTCATGAATTAATGACTGATTCTCAAGAGTGGTGGCCTGCCGATTTTGGTCATTATGGACCATTTTTTATTCGAATGGCCTGGCATAGTGCGGGAACATACCGCACAGGCGATGGACGTGGTGGAGCTGGTACAGGTCAACAACGTTTCGCTCCTTTGAACAGTTGGCCCGATAATGTAAATCTTGATAAGGCACGAAGGTTACTATGGCCCATTAAACAAAAATATGGTAAAAAAATATCTTGGGCTGACTTGATGATACTTACAGGAAATGTAGCTTTAGAATCAATGGGCTTTAAAACCTTTGGATTTGCAGGTGGTCGTGAAGATGTTTGGGAACCAGAAGAGGATGCTTATTGGGGATCAGAAACAGAATGGCTTGAAGATGATAAGCGTTATGATGATGAAAAAAAAGATTTGGATAATCCTCTTGCCGCTGTGCAAATGGGACTTATTTATGTAAATCCTGAAGGTCCGGGTGGTAATCCTGATCCTATTGCAGCTGCTAAAGATATTCGAGAGACTTTTGCACGTATGGCAATGGATGATGAAGAAACCGTTGCTTTAATTGCAGGAGGTCATACTTTTGGTAAATGCCACGGAGCAGATGACGCTAGTCATGTTGGACCAGAGCCAGAAGCTGCGGATATTGAAGAACAAGGTTTAGGATGGAAAAGTTCATTTGGCTCAGGAAAAGGCAAAGACACAATATCAAGTGGTATTGAAGTAATATGGACACAAACTCCAGCCAAATGGAGTTACTATTTCTTCAATAACTTATTTAAATATGACTGGGAATTAACAAAAAGTCCGGCAGGGGCAAACATGTGGGTAGCAAAAAATGCGGATGAAGAAATGCCCGATGCGCATGACAGTTCCAAAAAACATCGTCCTACAATGTTAACAACCGACCTATCCTTGCGTTTCGACCCTAAATATGAAAAAATATCAAGACGCTTTTATGAGCATCCACTAGAATTTGCTGATGCTTTTGCTCGTGCATGGTTCAAATTAACCCACCGTGACATGGGACCAAAGACGCGCTATTTAGGTTCTGAAATTCCAACAGAAGAATTGATATGGCAAGACCCAATTCCTCCGGTAGATCATAAATTAATTGACAATGATGATATTGCAAACTTAAAAACCAAAGTTTTAAAGTCTGGACTAACAGTTTCTCAGTTGGTTTCTACAGCATGGGCTTCTGCGTCTACGTTTAGAGGCTCAGATAAACGAGGTGGTGCAAATGGTGCACGTATTCGTCTTGCTCCTCAAAAAGATTGGAAAGTAAATAGCCCTACTCAATTAAAAAAAGTACTGAAAACATTAGAAGCTATTCAAGATGAATTTAACACTTCTCAATCAGGCAATAAAAAAGTATCACTTGCCGATCTAATTGTTTTAGGAGGTTGCGCTGGTGTTGAAAAAGCAGCTAAAAATGCAGGTTTTAGCTTAAGCGTACCATTTACTCCTGGTCGAATGGATTCGACTCAAGAACAAACCGATGTTGAATCAATTTCATTTTTGGAACCGGTTGCTGATGGTTTCCGCAATTATTTACAAAAGAAATTTGCGATGCCTACTGAAGATTTATTGGTAGATAAATCTCAATTACTAAACTTAACAGCTCCTGAAATGACAGTCCTCATTGGTGGAATGCGTGTTTTAAATACAAATTTCGATGGTTCAAAACATGGTGTTTTCACCGATCGACCAGAAATTCTAACCAATGATTTCTTTGTAAATTTACTTGACATGAGCGTAGCTTGGATGCCAAATTCCGAAACAAAGGAATATTTTGACGGACGTGATCGCAAAACAGGTAAAATAAAATGGACTGGAACGAGGGTTGATTTAATCTTTGGCTCTAATTCCGAACTTAGAGCATTGGCAGAAGTTTATGCCAGTTTCGATGCGAATGAAAAATTTATTAAAGACTTTATTACTGCTTGGAATAAGGTAATGAATCTTGATCGATTTGATTTAAAAATTTAA
- a CDS encoding DUF6695 family protein produces the protein MPKNNKCAGFAIAIAWPETYCKQPGYWYDRFTNLLGFSNNHYYKVGHAALVLISSETKKCHYFDFGRYITPFQHGRVRSEITEHGLKVNTLAQISKDGQRIENFNEILRELQLNHECHGEGALHASYSLIEFEKAYQKVLQLQRRGPIQYGPFKYKGSNCSRFVNTSILSGEPQWKHAFRLKYFVPLTPTPLNNVNALPNKVVIPKLLKTKAFCPAPISDKRKLKLTLEEPPKKNNIPDNAIWLSGEGSGSWFVVNQHLKNYQISRYGPEGDLECKGLFKIAGYSHFDLKLPFKIDYLSHCERVIINQSNNLIALTRIADKN, from the coding sequence ATGCCTAAAAATAACAAATGTGCCGGTTTTGCCATTGCAATAGCATGGCCTGAAACCTATTGCAAACAGCCAGGCTATTGGTATGATCGTTTTACTAATTTATTAGGTTTTAGTAACAACCATTATTACAAAGTAGGCCACGCAGCATTAGTTCTTATAAGCTCAGAAACTAAAAAATGTCATTATTTCGATTTTGGTAGATACATTACCCCTTTTCAGCACGGCAGAGTTCGAAGCGAAATTACAGAGCATGGGTTAAAAGTGAATACTCTTGCTCAAATTTCGAAAGATGGACAACGAATTGAAAATTTTAATGAAATACTAAGAGAATTACAATTAAACCATGAATGTCATGGAGAAGGGGCTTTACATGCTTCATATTCCTTAATTGAGTTTGAAAAGGCATATCAAAAAGTTCTGCAATTACAGCGAAGAGGTCCAATTCAATACGGTCCATTCAAATACAAAGGCAGTAATTGCTCACGCTTTGTAAATACTTCGATATTATCTGGTGAACCACAATGGAAACATGCCTTCAGGCTTAAATACTTTGTCCCATTAACACCAACACCACTCAACAATGTAAATGCGTTGCCAAACAAAGTAGTGATTCCAAAACTTCTAAAAACAAAGGCATTTTGCCCAGCTCCAATATCCGACAAACGGAAATTAAAACTCACATTAGAAGAGCCACCAAAAAAGAATAACATACCAGACAATGCGATTTGGCTAAGTGGTGAAGGTTCAGGCTCATGGTTTGTAGTAAATCAACATTTAAAAAACTATCAAATTTCAAGATATGGCCCCGAAGGAGATTTAGAATGCAAGGGCTTATTTAAAATCGCTGGCTATAGTCATTTTGATCTAAAATTACCCTTTAAGATTGATTACCTAAGTCATTGTGAGAGAGTCATAATTAATCAATCCAATAATTTAATCGCACTTACTAGAATAGCCGATAAGAACTAA
- a CDS encoding MSEP-CTERM sorting domain-containing protein — MNNLLNPKWLLVINTLPITVLFYLYLSKFTIIKSLLNVDNIKLWKSFGISLGILSILNLLYALYLILKKQKVSAIYGFIALVAYISFIYLYGSNSRDIIPFSIPRWMIPDDMILYVGTFLMPTLIYSLFILVSHFTYNTQNRNPWKSFSATLLIPLAWYLISQIILPLWKPLGANFSTHTVIIFVIIGTVAFLFFLIRGLYILASKKADIWQNYQLAWKIPISMVLPLLGLALNNGRISSFLGTGIFGDFNSIWFYILTVVNGILICLPNLENKGYRLSLFIGRSIGFSFTFYFFLVFLPFLPLSIIAIIAFGLGFLMLTPLLLFVLHINELSKDFTYLLSYISKTKLRLISLLGFLMIPAFITLTFLQDKNTLHETLEYIYTPNYSKSYNINRSSLQNTLDIVKQHKDRNGAPIFGSKVPYLSTYFNWLVLDNLTLSDKKINTIENVFSGTTPFNLRSENIVNDQVKISNISSESTYDTTQNTWRSWINLEITNHNNKSGFSEYATSFNLPEGCWISDYYLYVDERKEMGILAEKKSAMWVFSQIRNTNRDPGILHYLSGNKIAFRVFPFAKNEIRKTGVEFIHKGPIEITIDGHTVALGKTIEDHNDNFENENLIYVSVQNKKSLEQIKRKPYFHFLVDVSNGNDNNYSIFASRIKQVMQKNKRLSADAKISFVNSYTNTMNFDLNWEQYFNSKNFEGGYYLDRAIKQTLFDSYKNNSNSYPVIVAVTDSIDQAILDQDFSDFKMAYPDLNVFFHIDEYGDLQAHSLHSNPKIIQSYPIKSIGNNSVCKFSMANNKSRYLANNKEASIILKEDILNFSKFKIVKKNWSTALSLQGKWTSQVFHPETTNLDWINHVRGSFSSKIMTPLTSYLVVENESQKEMLKKKQEQVLSSNKSLDLGEDTQRMSEPNLITLMILLLTFLGIKKSKQFMN; from the coding sequence ATGAACAACTTACTTAATCCCAAATGGCTTTTAGTTATAAATACACTTCCAATAACAGTGCTTTTTTATCTATACCTCTCCAAGTTTACCATTATCAAAAGTCTCTTGAATGTTGATAATATTAAGCTTTGGAAGTCTTTTGGAATATCCTTAGGTATTTTAAGCATCCTTAATTTATTGTACGCACTCTATTTAATTCTAAAAAAGCAAAAGGTATCGGCCATCTATGGTTTTATTGCCCTTGTAGCTTACATTTCCTTTATCTATTTGTATGGATCCAATTCGCGTGATATTATTCCATTTTCGATTCCAAGATGGATGATACCTGACGATATGATTCTATATGTTGGCACCTTTCTGATGCCAACATTAATCTACTCATTATTCATCCTAGTATCACATTTCACCTACAACACTCAAAACCGTAATCCTTGGAAAAGTTTTTCTGCCACTCTACTAATTCCTTTAGCATGGTATCTAATCTCACAAATAATACTTCCATTATGGAAACCCCTTGGTGCTAATTTCAGCACTCATACAGTAATTATATTTGTTATTATCGGAACTGTTGCCTTTCTATTTTTCCTAATTAGAGGGCTGTATATCCTTGCCAGTAAGAAAGCTGACATTTGGCAGAACTATCAATTAGCTTGGAAAATTCCCATTTCAATGGTTTTACCATTATTGGGTTTAGCCCTAAATAATGGACGAATATCCTCCTTTTTAGGTACTGGAATTTTTGGTGATTTTAATAGTATCTGGTTTTATATTCTTACCGTGGTAAACGGCATTCTAATTTGTCTACCTAATTTAGAAAATAAAGGCTACAGATTATCTTTATTCATTGGAAGAAGTATCGGTTTTTCGTTCACCTTTTACTTTTTCTTAGTCTTTTTACCCTTCCTACCCTTATCAATCATAGCCATTATTGCATTCGGATTAGGTTTTCTAATGCTAACACCACTTCTATTATTCGTATTACACATCAATGAGCTTTCTAAAGATTTTACCTATTTACTCTCCTACATTTCCAAAACTAAATTACGCTTAATTTCACTCCTTGGTTTTTTAATGATTCCAGCTTTTATTACCCTTACCTTTTTACAGGATAAAAACACCTTACATGAAACTCTCGAGTATATTTATACGCCCAACTATTCAAAATCCTATAATATTAATAGATCTTCTCTACAAAATACACTAGATATTGTAAAACAACACAAAGACCGAAATGGGGCTCCAATATTTGGAAGCAAAGTTCCTTACCTATCAACTTACTTCAACTGGTTAGTTTTAGATAATCTTACATTATCTGATAAAAAAATTAATACAATTGAAAATGTTTTTTCAGGAACTACTCCATTTAACTTACGATCCGAGAACATAGTTAATGATCAGGTTAAAATCTCAAATATTAGTTCAGAAAGCACCTATGATACAACTCAAAATACTTGGAGAAGTTGGATTAACCTAGAAATAACCAACCACAATAATAAGTCTGGGTTTTCCGAATATGCTACAAGTTTTAATTTACCGGAGGGTTGCTGGATTAGTGATTACTATTTGTATGTAGATGAAAGAAAAGAAATGGGGATTTTAGCTGAAAAGAAATCCGCAATGTGGGTGTTTTCTCAAATAAGAAATACGAATAGAGACCCAGGCATATTGCACTACTTAAGTGGAAACAAAATTGCTTTTAGAGTATTTCCTTTCGCAAAAAACGAAATAAGAAAAACCGGTGTTGAATTCATACACAAAGGTCCAATCGAAATTACTATTGATGGCCATACGGTAGCTCTAGGAAAAACAATTGAGGATCATAATGACAATTTTGAAAATGAAAATTTAATTTATGTCTCAGTACAAAATAAAAAGAGTCTGGAACAAATTAAACGCAAACCCTATTTCCATTTTTTAGTAGATGTTTCAAACGGCAATGACAATAATTATTCAATTTTTGCATCACGCATAAAACAAGTTATGCAGAAGAACAAAAGGCTTTCGGCAGATGCGAAAATTAGTTTTGTTAACAGCTACACAAACACAATGAATTTCGATTTAAATTGGGAACAATACTTTAACTCAAAAAACTTTGAAGGTGGTTACTATCTGGACCGAGCAATAAAACAAACCCTTTTCGATTCATATAAAAACAACAGCAACTCCTACCCAGTTATTGTGGCTGTCACTGATTCGATAGATCAGGCCATTCTCGATCAAGATTTTTCAGATTTCAAAATGGCTTATCCCGATTTAAATGTTTTCTTCCACATAGATGAATATGGTGATTTGCAGGCACATTCGTTACATTCAAATCCCAAAATAATACAATCTTACCCAATCAAATCAATAGGTAACAATTCAGTCTGTAAATTTTCAATGGCAAATAATAAGTCTAGATATCTTGCAAACAACAAAGAAGCTAGTATTATTCTAAAAGAAGATATTCTAAACTTTTCAAAATTTAAAATAGTCAAAAAGAATTGGTCTACAGCACTTTCTCTCCAAGGCAAGTGGACCTCTCAAGTCTTTCATCCGGAAACAACAAATTTAGATTGGATAAATCATGTAAGGGGCAGTTTTTCATCGAAAATAATGACACCTCTAACATCCTACCTTGTAGTTGAAAACGAATCGCAAAAAGAAATGTTAAAAAAGAAACAAGAACAGGTACTATCTAGTAATAAGTCACTAGATCTTGGCGAAGACACCCAAAGAATGAGCGAACCAAACCTGATAACATTAATGATACTACTTTTAACTTTTTTAGGGATTAAAAAAAGCAAGCAGTTCATGAACTGA
- the xrtK gene encoding exosortase K, which translates to MKKNKNLIYYLLMIGIFILFKFWFIYADNSSLAFILKPTSKLVGIVTGSSSIYLAESGYYFQDTNIIIDKSCSGFNFWLLCYSMLLFLIFKSLQKNSHKLLAIPSVMLGAYILTILVSTSRIYVSLTIQNSLINFLQIEQHIIHEAIGVITNLTFLVLFFAATKNYSTKLELNEQLT; encoded by the coding sequence ATGAAAAAAAATAAAAATCTAATTTATTATCTGCTGATGATAGGAATATTTATCCTTTTTAAGTTCTGGTTCATTTATGCCGACAATAGCAGTTTAGCTTTTATTCTGAAACCAACGAGCAAACTTGTTGGTATAGTAACAGGTTCTTCTTCCATATACCTCGCCGAAAGTGGTTACTATTTTCAGGATACAAACATCATCATAGATAAATCGTGCTCAGGATTTAATTTTTGGTTATTGTGTTACTCCATGCTGCTCTTTTTAATCTTTAAATCATTACAAAAGAACTCACACAAACTACTTGCAATTCCATCAGTCATGCTTGGTGCCTATATATTGACAATACTAGTTAGCACTTCACGAATTTATGTAAGTCTTACAATACAAAATTCACTAATCAACTTTTTACAAATCGAGCAACATATTATTCATGAAGCAATTGGCGTAATAACCAATTTAACCTTCTTAGTTCTATTCTTCGCCGCGACAAAAAATTATTCAACAAAACTTGAATTAAATGAACAACTTACTTAA
- the creD gene encoding cell envelope integrity protein CreD, whose translation MNNQQSTVEKVNGWVKNSVGLKLITITILMLLLLIPASMIKSIISERENMNQSVLNEVSQKWAGKQQINGPVLCIPLVYEYAIEDEKADTKIITKTKHLYLLPEQLSINGKIEPEKLKRGIYEVVVYRSALNISGNYKLNLKLDTEGLKEIKYDKAFLTVGISDLRGIEDEIVMNWGKQKLNIQPGSKLSDMISSGVSIDLPNIKDQIDQSIDFSFQLNLQGSQNLSFIPLGSTTEVDLQSSWSSPSFNGNFIPDNREVSDSGFTANWKVLQLNRNYPQTWVNKNMYKAMQYSALGVDLIMPLDDYQKSMRSAKYAAMTIALIFLIFFLVEILNGRKIHPFQYALVGLALCLFYILLISISEHSNFNIAYLISASLTSLMILLYAKSVFKSNKFTGVLSATVLGIYGFLFVTLQLADYALLMGSIGLALILGITMYFTRNINWYKLNMETE comes from the coding sequence ATGAACAATCAACAATCCACAGTAGAAAAAGTAAACGGTTGGGTCAAGAATTCCGTAGGTCTTAAATTAATAACCATCACTATTTTAATGCTTCTTTTGCTGATTCCAGCAAGCATGATTAAGTCCATTATTAGTGAACGAGAGAACATGAATCAATCGGTACTGAACGAGGTGAGTCAGAAATGGGCAGGCAAACAACAAATTAACGGTCCGGTGTTATGCATCCCTTTGGTTTACGAGTATGCAATTGAAGACGAAAAGGCAGACACAAAAATAATTACCAAAACCAAACACCTCTATTTATTACCAGAACAATTATCAATTAATGGTAAAATAGAACCTGAAAAATTAAAAAGAGGAATTTATGAGGTGGTTGTTTACCGAAGTGCTTTAAACATATCAGGAAATTACAAGTTGAATTTAAAGCTTGATACTGAAGGATTAAAAGAGATCAAATACGACAAAGCTTTTTTGACCGTGGGCATTTCGGATCTTAGAGGAATCGAAGATGAAATTGTAATGAATTGGGGAAAACAAAAATTAAACATACAGCCAGGCTCTAAACTAAGCGACATGATTAGCTCTGGTGTGAGTATCGATTTACCCAATATTAAAGATCAGATAGATCAAAGCATCGATTTCTCTTTCCAGTTGAATTTACAAGGTAGTCAGAATCTTTCCTTTATTCCGCTTGGAAGCACAACTGAGGTTGATTTACAATCGAGCTGGTCGTCCCCTAGTTTTAATGGAAACTTTATTCCAGACAACAGAGAAGTTAGTGATTCTGGCTTTACGGCCAATTGGAAAGTGCTGCAGCTGAATCGAAATTACCCACAAACATGGGTAAATAAAAACATGTACAAAGCAATGCAATATTCTGCCTTAGGAGTCGATTTAATTATGCCTTTAGACGATTATCAAAAATCGATGCGTTCGGCCAAATATGCAGCCATGACAATCGCACTTATTTTCCTAATTTTCTTTTTGGTCGAGATTTTAAATGGTCGTAAAATCCATCCATTTCAGTACGCACTTGTAGGTTTGGCCTTGTGTCTTTTCTACATCTTACTGATCTCTATTTCGGAGCATTCCAACTTCAACATCGCTTATTTAATTTCAGCCAGTCTTACTTCGCTCATGATTTTACTTTATGCCAAAAGCGTATTCAAATCGAATAAGTTTACGGGTGTATTAAGCGCTACAGTACTTGGCATTTATGGTTTTCTATTTGTCACCCTTCAATTAGCCGATTATGCTTTATTAATGGGAAGTATTGGTTTAGCACTGATATTAGGTATTACCATGTATTTCACCAGAAACATCAACTGGTACAAACTAAATATGGAAACCGAATAA
- a CDS encoding winged helix-turn-helix domain-containing protein: protein MKELLKELNKAFENRIRLGIMSALVVNDYLDFNALKNLLGVTDGNLASHLKSLEKSEYIRVQKEFLDRKPNTKYSASEEGKLAFVKHIKAIEQLLK from the coding sequence GTGAAAGAACTACTCAAAGAACTAAATAAAGCATTCGAAAACCGAATTCGACTGGGTATTATGTCGGCTTTGGTGGTGAATGATTACCTTGATTTTAACGCCCTTAAAAATTTGTTGGGCGTTACAGATGGTAATTTGGCCAGCCATTTAAAATCGCTCGAAAAAAGCGAATACATTCGAGTGCAAAAGGAGTTTTTAGATCGAAAACCAAATACGAAATATTCTGCATCGGAGGAAGGTAAATTGGCCTTCGTAAAACACATAAAAGCCATAGAGCAATTGCTTAAATAA
- a CDS encoding rubredoxin-like domain-containing protein: MKEEKEQEKLFICKPCGYVMKESELEDICPACGLPKKVFEQYKERMSPGRSKILHLDLHPIAVHFPQTLLVFLLQALLINLIFPDFFPEVMLGAARFAGAIFPFTVVAAFISGLVDGKLRFKSVTTPILKKKIVYSIIMTIAAMFTPFLVWHNIDDLNSKLLLMLCGSIALFCGIVLGHAGKRLMNIGMGGAVKIWGRKF, encoded by the coding sequence ATGAAAGAAGAAAAAGAGCAAGAGAAACTTTTTATTTGTAAGCCATGTGGCTATGTGATGAAGGAAAGTGAACTAGAGGACATCTGTCCTGCATGTGGCCTGCCTAAAAAGGTTTTCGAACAGTATAAAGAAAGAATGTCGCCAGGCAGAAGTAAGATTTTACATTTAGATTTACATCCTATTGCCGTGCACTTTCCACAAACCTTGCTTGTTTTCTTGTTACAGGCATTACTAATAAACCTTATTTTCCCAGATTTTTTTCCTGAAGTAATGTTAGGTGCAGCACGTTTTGCTGGAGCTATTTTTCCTTTTACTGTTGTTGCTGCTTTTATTAGCGGACTGGTTGATGGAAAATTACGATTCAAATCGGTAACAACACCAATCTTAAAAAAGAAAATTGTTTACAGCATAATTATGACAATTGCCGCCATGTTTACCCCATTTTTAGTATGGCACAACATCGACGATTTAAATTCTAAATTATTGTTAATGCTATGTGGATCGATTGCTCTTTTTTGCGGCATTGTATTGGGACATGCAGGAAAACGATTAATGAATATTGGAATGGGTGGAGCAGTTAAAATTTGGGGCCGAAAGTTCTAA